In Topomyia yanbarensis strain Yona2022 chromosome 2, ASM3024719v1, whole genome shotgun sequence, one DNA window encodes the following:
- the LOC131679885 gene encoding zinc finger protein 433-like — protein sequence MPKNNLSQRYNYLLHSQNNLFDNAFCEMFWSPFKLDLIESRTRSGCIRPQNETCSISADPIEPITVNFHDEWIELEYRTAQCNIDSDTDSKPEESSTENADSSFEKPYKCEKCSKRFNFPNQLRNHWITHSDQRNYICDCGKRFKTKTYLGIHRRNTGHHDWSIICPRCSKPFAKAAYLARHSETACEKYLAKRNRS from the exons ATGCCTAAAAATAATTTGTCTCAGCGCTATAATTATTTGCTGCACTCCCAGAATAATCTATTCGACA ATGCATTCTGTGAAATGTTTTGGTCCCCTTTTAAACTGGACCTAATAGAATCTCGCACCAGAAGCGGATGTATTAGACCTCAGAATGAAACCTGTTCTATATCAGCAGACCCCATAGAACCAATCACAGTGAATTT TCACGATGAGTGGATAGAGCTAGAATACAGAACTGCACAATGCAACATAGATTCAGATACAGATTCAAAACCGGAAGAATCCTCAACAGAAAATGCAGATTCCTCCTTCGAAAAACCGTACAAATGCGAAAAATGCAGTAAACGCTTTAATTTTCCTAATCAGTTACGCAATCATTGGATTACCCATAGTGACCAGCGAAATTACATTTGCGATTGTGGTAAGcgtttcaagactaaaacatatTTAGGCATTCATCGCCGTAATACCGGCCATCACGATTGGTCTATAATATGCCCTCGCTGCAGCAAGCCGTTCGCTAAAGCGGCCTACCTAGCCCGACACAGTGAAACAGCTTGTGAAAAATATTTGGCGAAACGCAATCGATCGTAA